ATAGAACCAACAAAACCACAAATACCAACATTTGACCCCTTAagaagaatacccctctgtttcAGTACTGTTTTACCATGGCATGGTTAGCTTGCTCAAATCATTTACATATGGGCTAAACCCTGATGCAACCTTAAGGCCTGTCCCACCTTAGTATCAGCTCAAATTAAATGTTGAATAAGGCCCTACAGTGGCGCTTCACAACCCTGCTTCTGTAGGAccccctgcttccaacacatgtAATCCAGCTAATCGGCTAATGGACAAGCCCTTCCTGACCTGAAAGGAGTGTTTTAAAACACAAAAccataaaagaaaataataatcgTGCAGATCTGGAGTCCTGCTACTAATATGTCAGTCAGCTGGTTGGCAAGCTAATGGCTAACCAGCTggaaaacacataaacaaagcCATGCACCACAGTTCTCCTTCTGAACCTGAAGCCTAAAAAAACAGttaaatttttattttactgattTCTGTTAAATCTGTTTGTAAACAAAGACTtttagagtggtttggtgtgaaatggtgaTTGGTGAAGTGGGTAGGTACACTGCCTTCCCCATGGCAGACTAGGGCTTGGCTTTCTGgctgggcaagactcttaacatgTGAGTCGCTCTGggaaagagcgtcagctaaacgGTGTTAACTCTGCACGGTGGAGGCAATTGGGATGTCTGAAGAGTTGAATGCTTCCACAGGCTCCTTTACAGAATggttttacattaaaatggtttaaatgtGCTTCATTTTTAACTagttttaaagcaacactgtgtAGCATGTTTACCTTCAAATAACAACTTTGACTAATACATTACAATTTCCCGATTGTAAAGGGGATCCCATGAGCAAAAAAAATGCCAACTCTTGCGTAACACTCCTTTAAATATACATGTTCGCTTAAACTGTATTTTTATAGTCCACAAAGAAAACTCAGAGATGAACTTCCAAGTGGCATAACTGTCTAAGCGTTGGTGATACCACAGCCTTCAGTAGCTGGAAGTCCAAGAGAATATTGCATGGTCTTCCAAAACACCCAGTAAGGggtatttttaaaaagcttttagAAGCTCAGTATTCAGGATCATCAGGTTTGACAGCAAGTATGCTTCTTCAAGTGTATTTAGCTGTACCGTGGCGTTGTCTTAGCGGCGGTGTCCAGCTCTGGTGGGGCACTTCCATATAAAAATCAGAAGACTTGGGTAGGTTCACACTGGAATCCCTGATTAcgatcaccaccactgtaaagacatTTCTACTAAAACGTTTCTCTAcatgaaccatttcacatcaaactcTAAATGATTTCTCAAAAACTGAAATTAATAAAGGAAATTAGAACACAAAAGCTGATGTCCACTGCACGCTGACCTCTCGAAAAACTGTTGCAAATCTTTCACTTCTTAGTCGTGAAGTGAAGTAAGCAGGTGCATGTTAACACCAATACTGAAAAGGAGGGATGGAATTGGACCTGCCTCTGCTGTAAACAAACAGGTCAAACGCCAGAACATGCTGTAAAGGTTTCTCACATGGCATGGTCAGCAGAGACCTTGAGGCATTATCAAAAGCTCTAATTAACTACAGCTGTGGGAATTCAGTGATGAAATGCTAATGTTGGGCAGGTATAAACCCTTATgacaaaaactaacaaaaaaaaaagcactgaaaTGAGGAACCTGAGCATTGCTGACAAAAGTCAAATGGGTCGTATCGAGTCGAAGCACAGTCAGTTCTAAAACTGAAATCACATTCTTAAAATGggcaacacacacagtctacaTTTGGTCTTCACCTGCGGAGGGCTGTTGTTAATTAACTACTTGTTAATGTTTTGAAAGCTAGGCCCTGTTTCGCTCAGAAATAAATACAGCTGAGAAAATCACTGGAGCTAGCTAGCGTTCTAGCGCAATAGGAAAGCATTAAGGGCGACCCAGTAGCCTCAGATTTGATCATTTTCACATTTGCATTACTGCTCAATGCACAATACACTTAACTTTAGGACCAGGATCACCACATGATTAGCAAATCTAGCAAATTATCTGGTGTTATTCCCAACAGAAATGATGTGGTTGTTCTAGCCATTATTTGTGTGGTACATTCCATGACATTCTACCGTTTGTGAGGCCAACTGTCCGCATCCGTCACTTTTCTAGGGTTAGTTGTACATGCTCCACTAATGTAATCTTCCTAATAGTCATACAGTAATGTTCTCTGTAACGGCACTTTTTTGCCCTCTCAAGCATAGGTTGCCAGCTCCCTTAGTACAGAGACAGGCTTACTTCAGATCTTTACAGAAAGTCACTGTTTAACCGCAATATCCAAAATAAGGTCTACCTTGGCTGTTTCAGGCTTGACATGTATGAGCTAAAGCAACAACTGGcatcaaacacaaacatacaaaacTTTATGAGCATTTTTAAGAGAACATCAGCACTTCGTACATCAGTCCTGCGGCAGGGCAGTGTGTGAAAACCTGAATAAGAATTTCATTCTCATCATTTTCGCTGTTAGGCCGATTTGTGGCACCACTGGTTCATTCTTGCTACCAGTCACAGTCACTTATAGCAGATCATTCGTCCATAGACTGGATGCTAATCTACTAGCCTACAATCCTTTGTGGAGATCCTGGCCTACCAGGAATAAAGTAGTATACTTATTTTAATCTACATACACACATCTGATGACTGGTGGTTTTTTTGATGATTGGTGAAGGAACTTTAGAGGTCTTTAGAGGTGTATAAAACTCCAATTAAATCTCATGGAGAAAGCAGAAGGTCATCttctgaaaaatatatattatggaTTGTGCTTAATGACCAAGACCATGAACTATTAaggcaaataataataataataataataataataataataaataaaaaataaaaagatccATTTTGATttcaggttaagtttaagtgAACAGACAGAATAAATACATCAACACAGTTATGAAACACATGAGCAATCCTTTTTCTGACTGCCAGCAGACCAGTTGAGTAATGGGATGAAAGATGGTATTCTGGGgtaataataaatgttaacGCTTTTAGACAGTACAGCAACCACTGTAGCAAAAGATACTCTCCCCCAGGGGCGGAACACTCCCCCTTCAACAAGGCTATACGGAAGTCATTCCAGGCACTGTTTACCGAATTGTAGCATTGATTAAAAACCTAAATGGGTTGAGGCAAAACCAATGCAGATGCTTTGAGGATGACTGTAATTCATGAGAACTTCCTGAAAAACAAAATAGAAGCTAGTCAGACTTTACAGCTTTAGCAGTATGGATGCGCTAATACCCACAAACACCACTCGCAATAAAAACTACCTATCTAGTACGCCTTCCTGCTTCTTTTATAGACCTAAATATATGTCTCGAAAGCACTTCATGAACCACGACTTTCAATTCAATACTATTAGCATTCACATAATGAGAAGAAACACCTAGATCATGTAGGCACGGATGTCCAGTAGCTGCCCCACTGTCTTGTCCGAAAAAGTTTCCACAAAACTCGgcacaaatgaaatgtaaaaaacaaaacaaaaaaaattgcaCATCTTATTTTGTATAAAGGAAAAAAAGGGCAAGGAAAATACAAAGCATGTTCCCATCTCTCACTGGCTGGAGCCACACCCCAGCCAGTACTGCCCTGATGCCCCGTTCTCCGTCAGTCACTGCTTGTGCTGACCTCTGGCGAAGTGACAGGCAAAGTCATACTTGTTTCTACACCTGTACCCACATATGTTACACTTGAATGGGTTCTCGTAGCCATGGCAGCCCATGTGAATGGTGTAGAGGATGTTGTCGGGGAAATAAATGTGGCAGTGGGGGCAGTGCTGGAGCAACTGTGGGTCCTGGGCTGGCGTCGGGGTCCCTGGCTGGCTGTTGGTGCCGCTGGGGGTACTGGTTCGCTCGCTGCAGGGCCCTGCGCCGGGGCTGCAGCCGCTGTGCGCTGCTGGCCGTGGCTCAGGGGTGATTGGGGAGGAAGCCTGCGCGGCACTGGCCGAGACGGCTGCTGGGGCAGTCACTGGCTGCTGTACTAGGAACGTGGGCTTTTCGTCCGGTAGGGACTCTGCTCCGGGCGACACCGGGGCGCCATGAGCTTCAGGAGGGAGGCTGGCAAGCTGGCCGGCCAACGTGGACAACTGGTTGAGCGGGTTGTCCAAAACAAGGTCCTGTTCATCCCTGGAGCTGCCTCCAGCCGTGGCTTGCGGGTCTTTCCCCAGACTGTCGAAGGTCTCCTGGTGTTTGGAATGGGTATTGTTAGGGTTTTACTTAGCAACTTATCAACACACTTGCTGGTTCTTTTCAGAGCTCCACATTGTCAACACTGAATTCTGGTACAGGATAACGCTGCCATTTGTAAATGAGACACCTCTCCAATGCTGTCATCAGAACCTTTTACACCAGAACTCATCAATACTTCAGTATTTGCTTAATAATAACTGGTTTCCGATTCAGGCCTGGAATCTTAGGAAACACCTACCTGGTGAAGGTGCGCGTGTGGTGGGAGCTCATGGCCAAAGTCACCCAGGTGCTGCTGCTCGCAGCTGGGTTTCTGCAGCACCATGGACACAGGGTTGATGTTGACAAGGAGTCGACGGCCATAGGCCAGCGAGCTCCCTCTCTTCTGCAGCACGCTGAGCATTTTGcggtgggagagagaggaacgAGCACCTTTCATGGGGAGCAGTTTGTGCCTGCGGCGCCGGTGGTGGGATAGGTTACTGCGGTCGCTGCAGCGGAAGGAGCATAGCTCACACTTATAAGGCTTCTCACCCGTGTGAGAGCGCATGTGTGCCTCTAGGTGGCGCTCGTACGCAGAGGCAAAAGGGCACAGGTGGCAACGATGGGGCTTTTCACCTGAGGGGATGGAGAAGAGATGTCTTCCTCATACATCATCTTGTCATTCATTACTACTGAACTTTGAAATGGTGAGCCATTATAAGCTGTGTATACGAAGTCAAAGTGAGAGCTGCTTACCGGTGTGAATGCGTATGTGCTCTATAAGCCTCGCCGTGCCCCTGGTGGCATAGTTACAGTAACGGCACTTGAGTTTACCATCGTACGTCCGCTCAAATCCGTCCACCAACATGCCCGAGCCATCTTCCAGGGACATGTCCACTGCTGGATGCTCCAAGCCATTTTGTCCAAGCTCTGAGatagcaaaaaaaaaccaaaaaaaaaaaacaaacaaaaaaaaacacaatacaggAGATGATATTACAGATACACCAGGTCCTCTGTCCCACGTAGCCTTGGTCACTTCAACCCCAAAAACAAATCTACTACAGTGAATAAGGCACGAGTGCTTAGGACGTTCCAAACAGATACACTGGCACCATCGACGATAACCAACCTGCTAAGAGAGGTTAACTACACAGCAAGAGCATAAACAAGCTCCAGCATCGTTCACATACACCAGTAGGGTCACACACTGCCTTGCTAGTAAGCTCCAGGTTCTAGAACATGGGTGAGGAACCGAAGGTTTGCTGATCTCTCTGCAATGCTCTGTCCAATTTGTAGTTGATTGGCCTCATCTTCATGCTGTGACAACGGCAGTGCACTGTTTAAGGCAAGGCTTGGAAACTCCTGGAGGCCCACACCTGAATACCAAACGTCTGCATAGTATCAGACTTTCCTGAAACTTTCCTGATCAGATTTTCTGAAACTCAAACTAGGTCAGCAGGACTCTGACCCTCAGTTCTCCAGCCCTGCTTTAAGGGTTACCTGCTGGAATGTCGTCCGTGTCCTGTACACCACTGACAGAGCCTGATATCATGTTGACATGTTGGGTCTGCTGGCTAAGGTACTCCTGGAAGTCCTTCACAAAGTCCAACGTCTCTGGCTTCTCTTCGCCCATTGGAAGATCTCTGCTCAACGCCTTTagaatacacaaacacaaaaacggATAAAAACAGAGCTATTGTAATGCATTGTTCACGACCTTgctaaaacaaaatatatatatatatagaatccccagcatctccactaaTTTTGTGGGGCAGtggcggctcagcggttagagcaccgggctatcaaGAAGTGTTGTGgcttcgattcctgggctcggcaagctgccactgttgggcccttgagcaaggccctttaccctctctgctctccgggcgctggagttggctgcccaccgctctgggtgtgtgtgtgctcactgcccctagatcccatgtgttcactaccacagttgggttaaatgcagaggacacatttcgctgtgcgcactgtacagtgacaaatacatgcacctttaccttttttttttttttttttagatagatAGTATTGATAAACTACGGCTTGTAAAGAGTTCTAACCTGAACACAAGAGAATGAACTGATTACTGATAACAATTTGGTTATTTTAATCATTTCAAtcatttacttttattatttgaattttatttgtttacctTTTTCTATCCCCATTTATcccatgttatttattttttttatatctgcaTTCCTTGCATGGTTGAGCTGCCAACCATGCAAGGAATGTATGAAAGATGCTATATAAATAAGatgtattattactactaccaccaccactactattattattataatattaaaggATCATTAAAGGTTGTAAAGGGTTTATTTAAGATCTTGGCCCATTTTCCCAAAAAGCATCTACTAAGTGGATAATGCTAAGATTATATTAAccggtagagagagagagagagagagagagagaaagagagagagagagagagagagagagagagagagagagagagagagagagaaagagagagagagaaagagagagagagaaagagagagagagagaaagagagagagaaagagagagagaaagagaaagagagatagagaaagaaagagagagatagagaaagagagagatagagagagagagagaaagagagagaaagaaagaaagaaagaaagagagagagatagagagagagagagagatatatagagagagagagatatatagagagagagagagatatatatagagagagagagagatatatatatagagagagagagagagagagatagagagagagaaagagagagatagaaagagatagatagagagagagatagaaagagagagatagagagagagatagagagagagatagagagagagatagaaagagagagagaaagagagagatagaaagagagagagaaagagagagagagagagagagagagagagaaagagagagagaaagagagagagagagagagagagagagagagagagagagagagagaaagagagagagaaagagagagagaaagagagagagagagaaagagagagagaaagagaaagagagatagagaaagagaaagagagatagagaaagaaagagagagagagagatagagaaagagagagatagagagagagagagaaagagagagaaagaaagaaagaaagaaagaaagaaagagagagagaaagaaagagagagagagatagagagagagagagatagagagagatatagagagagagagagagagagagagatagagagagagaaagagagagatagaaagagatagatagagagagagatagaaagagagagatagagagagagatagaaagagagagagagaaagagagagagaaagagagagagaaagagagagagagagagagagagagagagagagaggggtcagTGCTACATCTTTAAGCATCTTTCAAATGCTTTTGGGAAAACCAGCCCAGGCTAGTACTTTCTCATGCAGCTCAAAGACGAGAAAAATGACCATTAGGTGACAAAGCAGGAGAGTGAGGTTCAGCACAGTAAAGCCTAATAGCTGTCACTCAGCTGGATCTGGCTAATTAGCTAAACACAGCTAAACCCAAACCTTCCAGCTAACGTCAATCAATACAACTCTAGCTACCATTTAGCACACATGGATTTAGCTATAGTGCCACCAAGCTGTTCATGCTAGCTTCATCTCCATGTGCAGACAGAGAGCGAGTTATCCAGTTGGCAGGGTAACAGGTGTTGCCATGATGGAGGCGAACGCTGACGTTAGTGAGCTGGTTTCTCccctagcttagcttagcttagcttagcttagctagctatAGCGTTTatcactagctagctagcaaagcCGCCGTCAGTTCGCTTTAGGACTGTTACCTTTTCAGCCAGCCAGCCGTCTCCACGAAACCGTGCAGGAGGGAAATCACAGCTGTCAGCTCTACACCCAGTATAGCCAGCGATATCAGAAAGGTCTCCCCATGTCAGGCTGGCTGCAGACTCCGCTAGTGCTAGCtggctagtgctagtgctagtgctcgCTAACTGCCTTCCGTGCGGTGCCTTCTACACAACACGGTCGGGCGGCGTTTTCGTTACCCGGACCGGCcgttttttaaaggttttagcAGTAATTAGCAGCAACCCGTGGCTCTGAGGGAAAACCCAAGTCGATAAAGCTGCTAAAAACGACCCGAAAATCAAAACAAAAGCCTGCTTAAAGTTCGCACCTCGAGAGCACCGTTACTATTCTTCCCCCCCTCCCCAGTCCTCCTAACACTTAGTTCCCACCGCCTTCAACGGCTTCACTGTTTAATATGCagatattattaaattaaaaaatatatatattatcatattggaaaatatttattaaatacaaataaaagaaaatacataTAGATGTAATTTCAGctcaaataaaatatgatattaCAGAGATTACAGAGTACGGTTGtgtattttg
The Salminus brasiliensis chromosome 10, fSalBra1.hap2, whole genome shotgun sequence genome window above contains:
- the ikzf5 gene encoding zinc finger protein Pegasus; the encoded protein is MGEEKPETLDFVKDFQEYLSQQTQHVNMISGSVSGVQDTDDIPAELGQNGLEHPAVDMSLEDGSGMLVDGFERTYDGKLKCRYCNYATRGTARLIEHIRIHTGEKPHRCHLCPFASAYERHLEAHMRSHTGEKPYKCELCSFRCSDRSNLSHHRRRRHKLLPMKGARSSLSHRKMLSVLQKRGSSLAYGRRLLVNINPVSMVLQKPSCEQQHLGDFGHELPPHAHLHQETFDSLGKDPQATAGGSSRDEQDLVLDNPLNQLSTLAGQLASLPPEAHGAPVSPGAESLPDEKPTFLVQQPVTAPAAVSASAAQASSPITPEPRPAAHSGCSPGAGPCSERTSTPSGTNSQPGTPTPAQDPQLLQHCPHCHIYFPDNILYTIHMGCHGYENPFKCNICGYRCRNKYDFACHFARGQHKQ